A window from Embleya scabrispora encodes these proteins:
- a CDS encoding DNA-binding protein gives MTSSSDTLETPESHDPFSAPDPEQARARRVHASLFRIAERHAATDEQRARQVNPYMLGPHEAIRLVSFLLGGIAQPADGEPAVDHADITAALSLIPMARGEMDDLEAGLLRMARGREMTWQEIAFGLGLGTPQAARQRYERLLGRTTPESADDPAART, from the coding sequence ATGACGTCGAGTTCGGACACCCTCGAGACCCCCGAATCCCACGATCCCTTCAGCGCGCCCGACCCCGAGCAGGCGCGGGCCCGGCGCGTACACGCCTCCCTGTTCCGGATCGCCGAGCGGCACGCGGCCACCGACGAGCAGCGCGCGCGGCAGGTGAACCCGTACATGCTCGGCCCGCACGAGGCGATCCGCCTGGTGTCGTTCCTGCTCGGCGGCATCGCCCAGCCCGCCGACGGCGAGCCGGCGGTCGACCACGCCGACATCACCGCCGCGCTGAGCCTGATCCCGATGGCCCGGGGCGAGATGGACGACCTGGAGGCGGGGCTGCTGCGGATGGCCCGGGGGCGCGAGATGACCTGGCAGGAGATCGCCTTCGGCCTGGGCCTGGGCACCCCGCAGGCGGCCCGCCAGCGCTACGAACGCCTGCTCGGCCGCACCACCCCCGAGTCGGCGGACGACCCGGCCGCCCGGACCTGA
- a CDS encoding acyl-CoA dehydrogenase has translation MTEHARRAALGHTPAPPPEPAFPDPAKLFADMLFDPPAGPDAAIAGPARDALTYRRVRWLHERISGEDPLLHHPAYLRELLELAAMVDPSVFHVLFLHHCMTLGPALDFGASPEDIAGLALGPAIGAALMTEVGLGNSSAGIRTEAVWDPVGEAFDLHTPDAGASKYPPNVGLRGVPRVAVVGARIVVDGVGRGTGLFLVPLRDAAGPCQGVVITPRPPTGLLPLDYAAVRFDHVRVPAARWLRDGATITVPGGHHDPLDPAARSRRSQGQSRFAWGAIATGMAAVTRAATAIALAHAHRRRTVGRFDPQTPALAHRNQQRALFGAHAAALTATVLARRATDLCWRLPVHRAADRGLPPATMRTASLLKVTTDRLAEQAVSRCRRACGAFGFFAENRLIDYQGLAMAFNAAGGDNQLILLDAGWSMATGVEYEPPAAPDDPQAPDASGRSAAPLERHGWAGLFRARERLLHEELVERLRIGAERGTDPFVLRNDCADAAERLGEAHAARITVEALIHDARSMFGHRVAEPVLDDLCLLRVLEEVSAHDGRLLAAGLLTVDEVRTLSARIDAVCARLAPHARALIDLLDVPPGLVRGALAGDDPIGDLTT, from the coding sequence ATGACCGAGCACGCCAGGCGAGCCGCCCTGGGACACACCCCCGCTCCGCCCCCCGAACCCGCTTTCCCCGACCCCGCCAAGCTGTTCGCCGACATGCTCTTCGATCCGCCGGCGGGGCCCGACGCGGCGATCGCCGGACCGGCCCGGGACGCGCTGACGTACCGTCGGGTGCGGTGGCTGCACGAGCGCATATCCGGCGAGGATCCGCTCCTGCACCATCCCGCGTACCTGCGCGAACTGCTCGAACTCGCCGCGATGGTCGACCCGAGCGTGTTCCACGTGCTGTTCCTGCACCACTGCATGACCCTCGGCCCCGCGCTGGACTTCGGCGCGAGCCCCGAGGACATCGCCGGACTGGCCCTCGGCCCCGCGATCGGCGCCGCGCTGATGACCGAGGTGGGCCTGGGCAACAGCTCCGCCGGCATCCGTACCGAGGCGGTCTGGGACCCGGTGGGCGAGGCGTTCGACCTGCACACCCCGGATGCCGGAGCGAGCAAGTATCCGCCCAACGTGGGACTTCGCGGTGTACCCCGAGTGGCGGTCGTCGGCGCGCGGATCGTGGTGGACGGCGTCGGCCGGGGCACCGGGCTGTTCCTGGTGCCGCTGCGGGACGCGGCCGGCCCGTGCCAAGGGGTGGTGATCACGCCGAGACCGCCGACCGGTCTGCTGCCCCTGGACTACGCGGCCGTACGCTTCGACCACGTCCGGGTGCCCGCCGCCCGCTGGTTGCGCGACGGGGCCACGATCACGGTACCCGGCGGCCATCACGACCCGCTCGACCCGGCGGCCCGCAGCCGGCGCAGCCAGGGCCAGAGCAGGTTCGCGTGGGGAGCGATCGCGACCGGGATGGCCGCCGTCACGCGCGCCGCGACAGCGATCGCCCTCGCCCATGCCCACCGGCGCCGCACGGTCGGCCGCTTCGATCCGCAAACCCCGGCGCTGGCCCACCGCAACCAGCAGCGCGCACTGTTCGGCGCCCACGCGGCGGCCTTGACCGCGACGGTGCTGGCCCGGCGGGCGACCGACCTGTGTTGGCGGTTGCCGGTGCACCGGGCGGCCGATCGGGGTCTGCCCCCGGCGACGATGCGCACCGCCTCGTTGCTCAAGGTGACCACCGACCGACTCGCCGAACAGGCCGTGTCGCGCTGCCGGCGGGCGTGCGGCGCCTTCGGCTTCTTCGCGGAAAACCGGCTGATCGACTACCAGGGCCTGGCGATGGCCTTCAACGCGGCGGGCGGCGACAACCAGTTGATCCTCCTCGACGCGGGCTGGTCGATGGCGACCGGCGTCGAGTACGAGCCCCCGGCCGCTCCCGACGATCCCCAAGCCCCCGACGCCTCGGGCCGCTCCGCCGCGCCCCTCGAACGCCACGGCTGGGCGGGCCTGTTCCGCGCCCGCGAGCGACTGCTGCACGAAGAACTCGTCGAGCGGCTGCGGATCGGCGCGGAGCGGGGAACCGACCCGTTCGTCCTGCGCAACGACTGCGCCGATGCCGCCGAGCGCCTGGGCGAGGCACACGCGGCGCGGATCACGGTCGAGGCGCTGATCCACGACGCCCGCTCGATGTTCGGGCACCGGGTGGCCGAGCCGGTGCTCGACGACCTGTGCCTGCTCCGGGTCCTGGAGGAAGTCTCGGCGCACGACGGCCGGCTCCTGGCCGCCGGCCTGCTCACCGTCGACGAGGTCCGCACCCTGTCGGCCCGGATCGACGCCGTGTGTGCCCGACTGGCGCCGCACGCCCGGGCGTTGATCGACCTGCTGGACGTACCGCCGGGCCTGGTCCGGGGCGCCCTGGCCGGGGACGACCCGATCGGCGACCTGACGACGTGA
- a CDS encoding TMEM165/GDT1 family protein: MHLDLLAILTAFGLIFLAELPDKTMFASLAMGTRMRPLYVWFGTSTAFAVHVALAVGAGGLLGLLPGWIVKLVSAALFGFGAFMLLRGGGDDEDADGGGARITGFRAVFSTAFMAVFISEWGDLTQITTANLAATNGTWSTAIGSVAALMSVSALALLAGRFIAKRMPLRTVQRIGGVCMLGLAIWSLVEVFTG, translated from the coding sequence ATGCACCTCGACCTCCTGGCGATCCTGACCGCCTTCGGGCTGATCTTCCTCGCCGAGCTCCCGGACAAGACCATGTTCGCGTCGCTCGCCATGGGCACCCGCATGCGCCCGCTCTACGTCTGGTTCGGTACCTCGACCGCGTTCGCGGTGCACGTCGCGCTCGCCGTCGGCGCCGGCGGCCTGCTCGGCCTGCTTCCCGGGTGGATCGTCAAGCTGGTCTCCGCCGCGCTGTTCGGCTTCGGCGCGTTCATGCTGCTGCGTGGTGGTGGCGACGACGAGGACGCGGACGGCGGCGGTGCGCGGATCACCGGTTTCCGTGCGGTGTTCTCCACCGCCTTCATGGCCGTGTTCATCAGCGAGTGGGGCGACCTGACCCAGATCACCACCGCCAACCTGGCCGCCACCAACGGCACCTGGTCCACCGCGATCGGCTCGGTCGCGGCGCTGATGTCGGTGTCCGCGCTGGCGCTGCTCGCCGGCCGGTTCATCGCCAAGCGCATGCCGTTGCGGACCGTGCAGCGGATCGGCGGGGTGTGCATGCTCGGCCTGGCGATCTGGTCGCTGGTCGAGGTGTTCACGGGCTGA
- a CDS encoding methyltransferase has product MNPASSTAVPTGIAPEHLSDPDAERIRALIDHVCGHGAADILRAALPPGVPDAVVDMVSRHCRFDHAALLVFPERLGDLLDRLPHWGLRTTEVVPSTVVRNRIAERLGLRAESVEVHIVRCALPGDGVAACEGRNLELFAVAPVPGADFARLRAEERARNGETHFAFRVVEPTPVTLLDLHDLLVSRDEVLRDGGGFNPHEDTFVLYFRSTGEPASDRWPRRLEILATGSYPEVLRRHAASNPAAGRAGSPPREDLPREDTTQEDPPREDPTREMLHLVTGAWVTQAIGVAARLGLADHLGDGSRSVTDLAEVAGAEPDRLGRLLRLLAGHGVVRAEADGHYRLTERGALLRTDRDGSLAALADLYSGLFFTSYLGLEHTVRTGEDAFTRVHGRESFEYFAEHPDEARLFREAMAFGTIVFDAVPAALDLPPAATVVDVGGGDGELLLRVLRDHPTARGVLFERGHVVDAARELLAASAGGDRCDPVVGDFFTDPLPGGGDLYLLARILHDWADPECLVVLRALARAMPVDARLAIVERPIVEACGSVLPLRFDIQMMTNARGRERTVAEYRALLAEGGFELLDLRPLPLDMAVLTARPRPAQG; this is encoded by the coding sequence ATGAACCCTGCATCTTCGACGGCCGTCCCGACCGGGATCGCCCCCGAGCACCTGTCCGATCCGGACGCCGAGCGTATCCGCGCGTTGATCGACCACGTCTGCGGACACGGCGCGGCGGACATCCTCCGGGCCGCGCTGCCGCCGGGAGTTCCCGACGCGGTCGTGGACATGGTGTCCCGGCACTGCCGCTTCGACCACGCCGCGCTGCTCGTGTTCCCGGAGCGGCTCGGTGACCTGCTCGACCGATTGCCGCACTGGGGATTACGGACCACCGAGGTCGTGCCCAGCACGGTCGTGCGCAACCGGATCGCCGAACGCCTGGGCCTGCGCGCGGAATCGGTCGAGGTACACATCGTCCGATGCGCCCTGCCCGGCGACGGGGTCGCCGCCTGCGAGGGCCGCAACCTCGAACTGTTCGCCGTGGCACCGGTCCCGGGAGCCGACTTCGCTCGACTGCGCGCCGAGGAGCGCGCCCGCAACGGCGAGACACACTTCGCCTTCCGCGTGGTCGAGCCGACTCCGGTCACCCTGCTGGATCTGCACGACCTGCTGGTGTCCCGGGACGAGGTGCTCCGGGACGGCGGCGGCTTCAACCCGCACGAGGACACCTTCGTGCTGTACTTCCGCAGCACGGGCGAACCGGCCTCGGACCGCTGGCCGCGCCGGCTGGAGATCCTGGCCACCGGTTCGTATCCCGAGGTGCTGCGGCGCCACGCGGCTTCGAACCCCGCGGCCGGTCGAGCCGGTTCGCCCCCGCGCGAGGACCTGCCGCGCGAGGACACGACACAGGAGGACCCGCCGCGCGAGGACCCGACACGCGAGATGTTGCACCTGGTCACCGGCGCGTGGGTGACCCAGGCGATCGGTGTCGCGGCGCGGCTGGGCCTGGCCGACCACCTCGGTGACGGGTCCCGGTCGGTGACCGACCTGGCCGAGGTGGCGGGCGCGGAACCGGACCGCCTGGGGCGGCTGTTGCGCCTGCTGGCCGGGCACGGGGTGGTGCGGGCCGAGGCGGACGGGCACTATCGGCTCACCGAGCGCGGCGCGCTGCTGCGCACCGATCGGGACGGTTCGCTGGCCGCGCTGGCGGACCTGTACAGCGGTCTGTTCTTCACGTCGTATCTCGGCCTGGAGCACACGGTGCGCACCGGCGAGGACGCGTTCACCCGGGTGCACGGCCGGGAGTCGTTCGAGTATTTCGCCGAACACCCGGACGAGGCCCGGTTGTTCCGGGAGGCGATGGCGTTCGGCACGATCGTCTTCGACGCGGTGCCAGCCGCCCTGGACCTGCCGCCGGCCGCGACCGTGGTCGATGTGGGGGGCGGCGACGGGGAGTTGCTTCTGCGCGTGTTGCGCGACCATCCGACCGCGCGCGGGGTGCTCTTCGAGCGGGGGCATGTGGTCGACGCCGCCCGGGAGTTGCTCGCCGCGTCGGCGGGCGGGGACCGGTGCGACCCGGTGGTCGGCGACTTCTTCACCGATCCGCTGCCCGGTGGCGGCGACCTGTACCTGTTGGCCCGGATCCTGCACGACTGGGCGGACCCGGAGTGCCTGGTCGTATTGCGGGCACTGGCCCGGGCGATGCCGGTCGACGCACGTCTGGCGATCGTCGAACGGCCGATCGTGGAGGCGTGCGGGTCGGTGTTGCCGCTGCGCTTCGACATCCAGATGATGACCAATGCCCGGGGCCGCGAGCGCACGGTGGCGGAGTATCGCGCGCTGCTGGCCGAGGGCGGCTTCGAACTGCTCGACCTGCGCCCGCTGCCGCTGGACATGGCGGTACTCACCGCCCGACCGCGTCCCGCGCAGGGCTAG
- a CDS encoding peptidoglycan endopeptidase, whose product MLSANARHRAARPANVRRFVAAVGIAGMGAVIPVAGAGAAHAQVPTTDQTPTGASAVLSATPTAAVESAPVQAEAAAPAAATAADKARYLVQAGDTLSQLALTNKVSGGWQSLYQLNRDVLLSGPDLIEIGQTLRLTGSAPAQPKADAPAKPSIRVQPKTTVTGKTAPKPTSKPAVDVAAKPAAKPAAKPATGGSKGNQAPTGGSSNASSKAAQAVAFAKAQVGKPYVYGATGPNAYDCSGLVQAAYKAAGISLPRVTNDQFAADPHVSIANLQPGDLVFFYSGISHVGIYIGDGKMVHAANSRKPVEIASINTMPIAGATRPN is encoded by the coding sequence ATGCTGTCCGCAAACGCTCGCCATCGAGCCGCTCGCCCCGCCAACGTCCGCCGCTTCGTCGCGGCGGTGGGCATCGCCGGCATGGGAGCCGTCATCCCGGTCGCCGGCGCCGGTGCGGCCCACGCGCAGGTCCCCACCACCGACCAGACCCCCACCGGCGCCTCCGCCGTGCTGTCGGCCACGCCGACCGCCGCGGTCGAGAGTGCCCCGGTCCAGGCCGAGGCCGCCGCCCCCGCGGCCGCCACCGCCGCGGACAAGGCCCGCTACCTGGTCCAGGCCGGTGACACGCTGTCCCAGCTCGCGCTGACCAACAAGGTCTCCGGCGGCTGGCAGAGCCTGTACCAGCTCAACCGCGACGTGCTCCTGTCCGGCCCGGACCTGATCGAGATCGGTCAGACCCTGCGGCTGACCGGCTCGGCGCCCGCGCAGCCCAAGGCGGACGCTCCGGCCAAGCCGAGCATCCGGGTCCAGCCGAAGACCACGGTCACCGGCAAGACCGCGCCGAAGCCGACGAGCAAGCCGGCGGTCGACGTCGCGGCCAAGCCCGCCGCCAAGCCCGCCGCCAAGCCCGCCACCGGTGGCTCGAAGGGCAACCAGGCGCCGACCGGCGGTTCCTCGAACGCGTCGAGCAAGGCCGCCCAGGCCGTCGCCTTCGCCAAGGCGCAGGTCGGCAAGCCGTACGTGTACGGCGCCACCGGCCCGAACGCGTACGACTGCTCGGGTCTGGTCCAGGCCGCGTACAAGGCGGCGGGCATCTCGCTGCCGCGCGTGACCAACGACCAGTTCGCGGCCGACCCGCACGTGTCGATCGCCAACCTGCAGCCCGGCGACCTGGTGTTCTTCTACTCGGGCATCAGCCACGTCGGCATCTACATCGGCGACGGCAAGATGGTGCACGCCGCCAACTCGCGCAAGCCGGTGGAGATCGCCTCGATCAACACCATGCCGATCGCCGGCGCCACCCGCCCGAACTGA